A portion of the Oxynema aestuarii AP17 genome contains these proteins:
- a CDS encoding mannose-1-phosphate guanylyltransferase yields the protein MIPVILAGGKGERFWPLSRRARPKQFLCLDRTGKSLLQATADRLLDVAGGWQGLWVITSAELSDGVREQLPELPPENLLAEPQGRDTAPAVAWTTLEIAKRHGDDALIGFFPADHWIGDREGFKNTLEAASQLANSQRAIVTLGIEPTYPSSGYGYIEQGQGAGTYAGISAYRVNRFTEKPDRETAETFIETGKYTWNSGMFIFRAGVVIDELRAYAPEILDPIAERGVAAYADLPKKSIDYALMEKTHLTYVLPADFGWDDLGDWNALERLLKDDDCPNVEVARHLGLDTKGSIFYASNPEEAIVTIGLEDVVVVRDGNVTLIVKKERTQDIKKVLQSLKERPEYQSEL from the coding sequence ATGATCCCCGTTATTTTAGCTGGTGGAAAAGGCGAACGATTTTGGCCGCTCAGCCGTCGGGCGCGACCCAAACAGTTTCTCTGCCTCGATCGCACGGGTAAAAGCCTATTACAAGCGACAGCTGACCGACTGCTCGACGTTGCCGGAGGATGGCAAGGCTTGTGGGTCATTACCAGTGCCGAATTGAGCGACGGCGTGCGCGAACAACTGCCCGAGTTACCCCCGGAAAACCTGCTCGCCGAACCCCAAGGACGGGATACTGCGCCTGCGGTTGCCTGGACCACCTTAGAAATTGCCAAACGCCACGGGGATGATGCCCTCATCGGCTTTTTCCCGGCAGATCATTGGATCGGCGATCGCGAGGGGTTCAAAAATACCTTAGAAGCGGCGAGCCAACTGGCGAACAGCCAAAGGGCGATCGTCACCCTCGGGATCGAACCGACCTATCCTTCTTCCGGTTACGGTTACATCGAACAGGGACAAGGCGCCGGAACCTATGCTGGAATCAGCGCCTATCGGGTCAACCGCTTTACGGAAAAACCCGACCGCGAGACCGCCGAAACCTTTATCGAAACGGGAAAGTACACCTGGAATAGCGGCATGTTCATTTTTCGGGCCGGAGTCGTCATCGACGAATTACGCGCCTACGCCCCGGAAATCCTCGATCCGATCGCCGAACGCGGGGTCGCCGCTTATGCGGATTTACCGAAAAAGAGCATCGACTACGCTTTGATGGAAAAAACCCATCTCACTTACGTCCTGCCCGCCGATTTCGGCTGGGACGACCTCGGGGACTGGAACGCCCTCGAACGGCTGCTCAAAGATGACGACTGTCCCAACGTGGAAGTCGCCCGTCATCTCGGACTCGATACGAAAGGGAGCATTTTCTACGCCAGCAACCCGGAAGAGGCGATCGTTACCATCGGTTTGGAAGATGTGGTCGTCGTTCGCGATGGGAACGTCACCCTAATTGTTAAAAAAGAGCGCACTCAAGACATCAAAAAAGTTCTCCAAAGCTTGAAAGAACGACCGGAATACCAATCGGAATTATAA
- a CDS encoding cytochrome c maturation protein CcmE: MSVSLTGTIERREMGTGAWALVADDGQTYEIYEGAPSDLLKPGQKVKVNGRIRDDVMTLAAIGPVLQVDGFELN; this comes from the coding sequence ATGAGTGTATCGCTAACCGGAACGATCGAACGTCGCGAAATGGGTACGGGCGCCTGGGCGTTGGTCGCCGATGACGGTCAAACTTACGAAATTTACGAAGGCGCTCCCTCGGACTTGTTGAAACCGGGTCAAAAGGTCAAGGTTAACGGTCGCATCCGCGATGATGTGATGACGTTGGCGGCGATCGGTCCGGTGTTGCAGGTCGATGGGTTCGAGCTGAATTAG
- a CDS encoding phosphomannose isomerase type II C-terminal cupin domain: protein MSETTTPTQNATQTPQEEKEAARYPETSETQERYWGTVTVLETGQRYRISRLEIKPGHRIMTQIHYHRSEHWIVVSGTAKVICGDDESLVIQNQSTYVPPCTAHRVENPGVIPLVLIEVQNGEFLGDEDTVRLADDAIGHGDRQPS from the coding sequence ATGAGCGAAACCACCACCCCAACCCAAAACGCCACCCAAACCCCCCAAGAAGAAAAAGAAGCGGCCCGCTATCCGGAAACTTCCGAAACCCAAGAACGCTACTGGGGAACGGTCACCGTTTTAGAAACCGGACAGCGCTATCGCATCAGTCGCTTGGAAATTAAACCCGGTCACCGGATCATGACCCAAATTCACTACCACCGCAGCGAACATTGGATCGTGGTGTCCGGAACCGCCAAAGTGATTTGCGGCGACGACGAATCCCTCGTGATTCAAAATCAGTCTACTTACGTCCCGCCGTGTACCGCGCATCGGGTGGAAAATCCCGGCGTCATTCCCCTGGTCTTGATCGAAGTGCAGAACGGAGAATTTCTCGGGGACGAAGACACCGTGCGCTTAGCCGACGACGCGATCGGCCATGGCGATCGCCAACCATCATAA
- a CDS encoding ABC1 kinase family protein, whose amino-acid sequence MLSNFVQSSARQREIVEIVFRNGWDYMRRLLTAGKADDEPKLPPPAVLRNILIDLGPVYVKLGQLLSTRPDILPPEYIEELTALQAEVPPVPWDEIEILIRQQIRQPLEEVFQTLNPQPVAAGSIAQTHRATLADGREVALKVQRPGLEEVVEQDIALLKGLAELVSITDIGQAQDLMGLADEFGNALRAELDFAKEATYTDRLSRNLSKSRWYDPKKLKIPEVFWNLTTEKLLAIEWLDGDPILLADYTGQEHGGDSEAQKKELVTLLTRVFFQQICLDGFFHADPHPGNLFYLKNGQVALLDCGMIGRMDPRTQQLLIEMLLAMVNLDAQRCSQLSVEMAGVSSKRVNLANLESGYDRLLRRYYNLSLSELSFSQMFYEVLQVSRENNLRLPSNMGLCAKAIANLEGIARTLDPEYNFAEQIKPLMTDLFGRQLVGEAPLQGLLRTALDLKNLSLQSPRQLEVFLDRVTTETLQWNIAVSGLDGLRRTMDDAANRLSFSVLVGSLIMGAAMISSQTEISQVYWVSDVLFAAASIVGLWLIFSILRSGRLR is encoded by the coding sequence ATGCTTTCCAACTTCGTTCAATCTAGCGCTCGCCAACGAGAGATCGTCGAAATCGTATTTCGCAACGGTTGGGATTACATGCGGCGCTTACTCACCGCCGGGAAAGCCGACGACGAGCCGAAACTGCCCCCCCCGGCGGTCTTACGCAATATCCTCATCGATCTCGGTCCGGTCTACGTCAAATTGGGGCAACTGCTCAGTACCCGCCCGGATATTTTACCCCCGGAATACATCGAAGAACTGACTGCCTTACAAGCAGAAGTCCCCCCGGTTCCTTGGGACGAGATCGAAATCCTCATTCGCCAGCAAATCCGCCAACCCCTCGAAGAGGTTTTTCAAACCCTCAATCCCCAACCCGTCGCCGCCGGATCGATCGCCCAAACCCACCGCGCCACCTTGGCGGACGGTCGCGAAGTCGCCCTCAAAGTCCAGCGTCCCGGACTCGAAGAAGTTGTCGAGCAAGATATTGCCCTGCTCAAAGGGTTGGCGGAGTTGGTCTCGATTACTGATATCGGACAAGCCCAAGATTTGATGGGATTGGCGGATGAATTTGGCAACGCCTTGCGCGCCGAGTTAGATTTTGCCAAAGAAGCGACCTATACCGATCGCCTCAGTCGCAATTTATCCAAAAGTCGCTGGTACGACCCGAAAAAACTTAAAATTCCCGAAGTTTTTTGGAATTTAACCACGGAAAAGTTATTGGCGATCGAATGGTTGGACGGCGACCCGATTTTACTCGCCGACTATACCGGACAAGAACACGGCGGCGACAGCGAAGCGCAGAAAAAAGAACTCGTCACCCTGTTAACCCGGGTCTTTTTCCAGCAAATTTGCCTCGACGGGTTTTTCCACGCCGACCCCCACCCGGGGAATTTGTTTTATTTAAAAAACGGACAAGTCGCCTTACTCGACTGCGGGATGATCGGACGTATGGACCCGCGCACCCAGCAGTTACTGATCGAGATGCTCTTGGCGATGGTCAATTTAGACGCCCAACGCTGTTCCCAGCTTTCGGTAGAAATGGCGGGAGTATCGAGCAAGCGGGTCAATTTGGCGAATTTAGAGAGCGGTTACGATCGCCTCCTGCGGCGCTATTACAATTTGAGCTTGTCCGAGTTGAGTTTCAGCCAGATGTTTTACGAAGTCCTGCAAGTCTCGCGGGAAAATAATTTGAGATTGCCCTCGAATATGGGACTTTGTGCGAAGGCGATCGCCAACCTGGAAGGAATTGCTCGCACTCTCGACCCCGAGTATAATTTCGCCGAACAGATCAAGCCCCTCATGACCGATCTGTTCGGGCGCCAACTCGTCGGCGAAGCCCCGTTACAAGGCTTGTTGCGAACCGCCCTCGATTTGAAAAACCTCTCGTTACAATCCCCCCGCCAATTGGAAGTGTTTTTAGACCGGGTGACCACGGAAACCTTGCAATGGAATATCGCCGTAAGTGGACTCGACGGACTGCGCCGGACGATGGACGACGCCGCCAACCGCCTCTCGTTCAGTGTTTTGGTCGGTTCTCTGATTATGGGCGCCGCGATGATTTCCTCGCAAACGGAGATTTCGCAAGTCTACTGGGTCAGCGACGTGTTGTTCGCGGCGGCGAGTATTGTCGGGTTATGGCTCATTTTTAGTATCCTGCGATCGGGTCGCCTGCGCTAA
- a CDS encoding LCP family protein: protein MPPEPLSVKLARLVFWSFTFLLMTTVAATVGGVLALIDPKNALTPQQLQARQAAEKLKAIAPNRDSMGFPRFELARPMTLLVMGVDPPLDAPDDPEAVFSGRSDTLLLVRLDPDRESISLLSVPRDTRVRLGDRGYAKINEANYLGGIPLTSEAISDLLDVEIDRYIRIGTGAFRELVDLLGGVEVFVPYPMSYTDRTQQLKIELKPGWQTLNGRQSEHFARFRNDAYGDIGRIQRQHLLVEALQTRLSDPSVLPQVSKVVRVMQKYINTNLSLEELLAAVKMGLGRSPESLQMVMLPGKISDGHDSDRSYWIVDRQGRDRVMAQYFGNGDETEGRSQPDQRALKRLDIAVQNASGNPQIARKLLHELQRQGFKNVYAIEDWPDRQPHSQIIVQKGDLESAKTLQTLLKFPRLETSSTGYLDSDLTLRIGEDVERGDFRF from the coding sequence ATGCCCCCAGAACCGTTGAGCGTCAAACTGGCGCGGTTGGTGTTTTGGAGCTTTACCTTCTTATTGATGACGACCGTCGCCGCCACCGTCGGCGGGGTTCTAGCGCTGATCGATCCGAAAAATGCCCTGACTCCCCAACAACTGCAAGCCCGACAAGCTGCCGAAAAATTGAAGGCGATCGCCCCCAATCGCGATTCGATGGGCTTTCCCCGCTTCGAGTTAGCCCGACCGATGACCCTGTTGGTGATGGGCGTCGATCCCCCCCTCGACGCTCCTGACGACCCCGAAGCCGTCTTTTCCGGACGCAGCGACACCTTACTCCTGGTTCGGCTCGATCCCGACCGCGAAAGCATCAGTTTACTGTCCGTTCCCCGGGATACCCGGGTCCGGTTGGGCGATCGCGGCTACGCCAAAATTAACGAAGCGAACTACCTCGGCGGAATTCCCCTCACCTCCGAGGCGATCTCCGACCTACTCGATGTCGAGATCGACCGCTACATCCGCATCGGAACTGGAGCCTTTCGCGAACTCGTGGATCTGCTCGGTGGCGTCGAGGTCTTCGTTCCCTACCCGATGTCCTACACCGATCGCACCCAACAACTCAAAATCGAACTCAAACCCGGCTGGCAGACCCTCAACGGACGACAATCCGAACATTTCGCCCGCTTTCGTAACGACGCTTACGGCGATATCGGACGCATTCAACGCCAACACTTACTCGTCGAAGCCCTACAGACGCGGCTGAGCGATCCGAGTGTTTTACCTCAAGTGTCTAAAGTTGTGCGAGTCATGCAGAAGTATATCAATACCAACTTGAGTCTGGAAGAACTGCTCGCCGCCGTCAAAATGGGATTGGGGCGATCGCCGGAAAGCTTGCAAATGGTGATGCTTCCCGGAAAAATCAGCGACGGACACGACAGCGATCGCAGTTATTGGATCGTCGATCGCCAAGGGCGCGATCGGGTCATGGCTCAATATTTCGGCAACGGCGACGAAACCGAGGGGCGATCGCAACCCGACCAACGCGCCCTAAAACGCCTCGATATCGCCGTTCAAAACGCCTCCGGCAACCCCCAAATCGCCCGCAAACTCTTGCACGAGTTACAAAGACAAGGATTTAAAAACGTCTACGCGATCGAAGATTGGCCCGATCGCCAACCCCACAGCCAAATCATCGTCCAGAAAGGTGATTTAGAAAGTGCAAAAACCCTTCAAACCCTCTTAAAATTCCCCCGTCTAGAAACCAGTTCCACAGGCTACCTCGACTCCGATTTAACCCTTCGTATTGGCGAAGATGTAGAGAGGGGGGATTTTAGATTTTAG